The genomic DNA CTGGGAGCTGTGCCTGAAGGAGATAATCCCTATGAGCGCAACAATCGCTGGGCGCTTTACTCAACGTTAATGTACGGAATTGAGAGAGTGCGACTGGTTGTGTTGTGGAATGGCAAAGGCGGTGACGCTCCTGGCGGCACGGGGGATATGGTTCAACAAGTACGCCAACTGGGAGGAATTGTCGAACATATCGATACAACGAAGTTTGATTATTGGAAGATGAATGAAAAAGTCGTAGAGTTTCCCAAAACAATAGAAATGGCGGGTCAAGTTCAAGAGAGTTAGCGAGCGCATCGGGGAGGCGTAAGTTGCCATAGGGTAACGGGACGCGTTAGCTAGTACCTCCTACAGAGGCTCGCGTCCCTCGCATTTTTAGAAAAATGCTCATACTTCCCTAATGTCTAGGTTTTCTTAAGAAATTAATCCTAAAAATCGTCTTTCCTCGCCAGTTAAACTTGTGTCTACACCTCTGATCTTTAATTGCCATTCCTATGGAAAGACTGTGTAAGTTGACATTCCCTAATCAACTCTGTGCTAAAGCCATTCAAGTTCATACCTTCGTTGAATTGTCCGAAGCCTTGCCTACAATCGGTCTTCACAGGACTCGTCCGACGTTAGTGCTGGTGGGTGGCGCGAGTGGGATTGGCGAAGCTGACAAAGCCCGACTGCAACAGCTGTTCCTCGAAGAGATTGCACCGCTGGCTCAAGAACTGGGAGTGGCGGTTGTGGATGGTGGCACTGACGCCGGGATTATGCGGTTTATGGGTCAAGCTAGGACTCAAATGGGTGGAACTTTTCCTCTGATTGGCGTAGCGGCACTCGGCACAGTCATTCTCCCGGATGTGCCTCCTCCCAACTCGGATGCAGCCCCCTTGGAGCCAAACCACACACACTTCATCCTTGTTCCTGGCACAAATTGGGGCGATGAATCGCCTTGGATAGCCCACATTGCCAGTGTGTTGTCTCAAGGATTTCCCTCCGCCACCATCGTAGTCAACGGCGGTGAAATAACTTTTCTAGATGTATCCTCCAGTGTGGAAGCTGACCGACCCGTGGTCACGTTGGATGGTACAGGACGAACAGCGGATAAATTAGCGGCTGCGCTGCGTGGAGAAGCGACCGATCAAAGAGCAGAACAGCTAGCCGCATCAGGGAAGATGCAAGCGATCGCCTTGCTTGAACATCCCGCTCGGTTAACGGCGGTGATTAAAGAGATTCTCTCTAAATTACTACATATTTAACGACCACCGACTCAGAGCTAGAAATATCAAAACGGACGCGGACGTAGTTGGAGTCAACAATTTCCATATTTAAGTAGCTAACTAACTACTCAAACCAGGGAGTACGCCATGCCAAAAAAGAACACGTATAATGACTATCTCAAGCAAGAAATGAGTGAGCTGATTGAGGAAATCGAGCTACCTTCTTTGCAGAAACGGTTTATGAAAAGCCGTTGGCTGGATCAAGTTTTGTGGCTAGAAGGTCGAGCGACTAAATCTCGGACGCGACACAATACCCTGCGACTGATTACGATTATCGGAGGTGTTCTTGTTCCGGCTGTCGTCAGCGCCAATAATGGGAATGTTTCACAGCAAAACTTAAGACATCTCTTGGGCTGGACAGCATTTGGCTTAAGTCAAGCGGTTGCTATCAGCGCCGCTGTAGAAGAATTCTTTCATTATGGTGAGAACTACCGTCGCTATCGTAACACCGCTGAGAACATGAAGATTCACGGCTGGCAATTCTTTCAGTTAACGGGTCCTTATAAAGATGCTAAAAGTCATGAAGAAGCCTATGTGACTTTTGCTAGCAACGTCGAAAATATCATCCAACAAGATGTAGAAGGGTATATTAGTCAAGCGGTGGAGTCGGATAACGAGATCAAAACAGCTACGCAGGCTGTCATGGCTCAAAACATAGCACTTGCTAATATACGACTCAGTGAGCATTTGCAGCAGCCACCCTCTGCCACTAATACTGAATTGTCGCCTAATTCAACATCCCAAACCCATCAGCCCTCGGCTCCACTGGTTTTGCTTAAGGAGGATAAGGTAGAGTTGGTGACTCCTGAGTCAATCCCACAGACTCAATTAGACTCAAACAACAACCTGGAGAATATAGACTCAAGTATCCCCTCACTTCCCGCTCCGCTCGTTGCCAATTCGTCCCCAGGAATTGAGCAGAAAGAACAGTAGAATGAGTCTTTTATTTTCACCCAATCCAAGAAATTCTTAAACAGAGTGAACCTGAGGATGAAAGGGCATTTAAAGTTGTTCTAATAGAACGTCTACGGCTTTATTGAATTGAGGGTCTTTTCCCTGAGCGTACTCTAGCGGAAAAGGAACTTCAATATCTGGGATAACACCCTTTCCTTCCAGACGTTCTCCATCAACCCAAACATCGACTACAGCCAGATAGAGGAGATTACCATCTTCTAAGAGAAAGGGGCTGCCCCCCACAACAGCCCCTGCTGTTTTTGTCCCAATTAATTTTCCCAGCCCGTATTTTTTAAAGCCATAAGCCAGAATTTCTTTACCACTTCTTGAGCCGTTATTGACAACCATGACAACGGGTTTTCTCCATTGCAGATCGATGGTTCTTTTTACTCCATCACGGCTCATTTGAGTCAATCCCGGAACTTGTTTATTAAAAATATTTAGATAATTTGGCTCGGCTCCGCCCCAACCATCCCTGAGATCGAGTATCAAACCCTCTGTATCTTTAAGTTTGCCATAGCCAATCTCTTCAACTAAGAGTTGCTGATACTGGTCACCCGCATACGACCAGATATGCACATAACCGATTTTTTTACTATTGCGTTCGATAATTTTTATACTCTGCCGCATCGCTTCTAAAAAAAGCGTATCCGGGTTAAGCTTTTTGGGAATTACAGTTACATCTTTGCGGCTTTTTGGGTCAGGACTCTCTTGAATCGATACCTTCACTTCTTGTTCTGCCTTGTCAAGGAAAGATTGAATCGGCTGATACGCTTTGCCATGAACGGCTATCACTTCGTCTCCTACTTTCAACCCAGTTCGGGCAGCCGGGGTACCCTCTAGAATCCCCGAAATAAATGTTTTTCCGTTGATGTCTTTAGTAAAGATGCCGATTCCCGTATAGTCTAATTTTCCATTGGGGAAAATTTTCTGAAGTTCTTTTCTAAAAGAACCTCTATTAAAAATACCGAGTAATTGATAATAGGCTGGCTCTTGTTGAGTATAAAAATGAGTATGAGAAGTCTTGAGTTCGGAGAGCATTTGATTAATCACAAGTGAGGCTTCCTCTAAAGACTGAGCTGGCTTGAGCCGATTCTCGTACTCTTCTCGCTTGGCCTTCCAATCCACTCCATTAAAGTTGGGGTCAAAGAAATGGTCATTTACCTCTTGCCAAACTTCGTTCAATGTAGTTATGTAGGGTGATTCTCTGGCTAATAAAAGGTTTTGAGGTTGAGGGAATAAAATCAGTAAAATACTCAGAACGATAAGGGCTATTAAGGCCAATATTTTTTTTGTTTTGTAACTAATCATTGACTGCTAATTTTTCATTGATTATTGATGAGCTAGGTATCAGTATTAGCCTGCCCTACTAATAACAATAGCTCGGCTGAGTTATGAGTTATTTCCCTAGCTCCGGCGCTCCTGACTTTGCTACGGGGCTGTAATTACATGAATAGTGAGGCGTGCTCAGCTGTAGTTGAACAAGAAATGAGCAGTTTTTGGTCTGGAAGATGAGCAACCGTCTCCCTTAGAGTGAGACTAACTTTCCAGCCATTGGGCAATTGGTAGCAGAGATATATAGCTCGGACTGCCATCCAGTCCCCTTTTTAAGAACGAGACAAGAAACATGAGTGACATTAACCCAAAAACCACCATTATTTCCTCCCAAAGACGCCAGTTACTCAAGCTAG from Microcoleus sp. AS-A8 includes the following:
- a CDS encoding DUF4231 domain-containing protein — protein: MPKKNTYNDYLKQEMSELIEEIELPSLQKRFMKSRWLDQVLWLEGRATKSRTRHNTLRLITIIGGVLVPAVVSANNGNVSQQNLRHLLGWTAFGLSQAVAISAAVEEFFHYGENYRRYRNTAENMKIHGWQFFQLTGPYKDAKSHEEAYVTFASNVENIIQQDVEGYISQAVESDNEIKTATQAVMAQNIALANIRLSEHLQQPPSATNTELSPNSTSQTHQPSAPLVLLKEDKVELVTPESIPQTQLDSNNNLENIDSSIPSLPAPLVANSSPGIEQKEQ
- a CDS encoding S41 family peptidase; amino-acid sequence: MNEVWQEVNDHFFDPNFNGVDWKAKREEYENRLKPAQSLEEASLVINQMLSELKTSHTHFYTQQEPAYYQLLGIFNRGSFRKELQKIFPNGKLDYTGIGIFTKDINGKTFISGILEGTPAARTGLKVGDEVIAVHGKAYQPIQSFLDKAEQEVKVSIQESPDPKSRKDVTVIPKKLNPDTLFLEAMRQSIKIIERNSKKIGYVHIWSYAGDQYQQLLVEEIGYGKLKDTEGLILDLRDGWGGAEPNYLNIFNKQVPGLTQMSRDGVKRTIDLQWRKPVVMVVNNGSRSGKEILAYGFKKYGLGKLIGTKTAGAVVGGSPFLLEDGNLLYLAVVDVWVDGERLEGKGVIPDIEVPFPLEYAQGKDPQFNKAVDVLLEQL